The Desulfatiglans anilini DSM 4660 genome includes a region encoding these proteins:
- a CDS encoding GlsB/YeaQ/YmgE family stress response membrane protein produces MGILAWIILGLIAGALAKWVMPGRDGGGIIVTILLGIAGAFVGGWIGSFLGLGTTGGLSIGSIITAAAGAFLLLFIYRRIKRKS; encoded by the coding sequence ATGGGCATCTTAGCGTGGATCATATTGGGTTTGATCGCAGGCGCCCTTGCCAAATGGGTCATGCCGGGCAGAGACGGCGGGGGAATCATCGTCACCATTCTACTGGGCATTGCCGGGGCGTTCGTAGGCGGCTGGATCGGCTCCTTTCTGGGGCTGGGCACGACAGGCGGCCTGAGTATCGGCAGCATCATCACGGCTGCGGCCGGGGCTTTCCTGCTGTTGTTCATCTACCGCCGAATTAAAAGGAAATCTTGA